Genomic window (Toxotes jaculatrix isolate fToxJac2 chromosome 10, fToxJac2.pri, whole genome shotgun sequence):
TCTGCGGCCTTTAGCATGCATGTTTTCACAAACTCACCCTCAATATGGCTTTGATGCTGATGCTATTTCGCTAGCAATAAGGTAGCTAGATTTCACTGCTGCATCACTGACCTCTCGGCTATGGCTAAAAACAGACTGCTGCTTCCTCAGACTCACTAACAATTAATTtatcttctcttttctcagttGTCCTCAGTCAAATTTTCATGGAAAACTCTGCCTTCTGTCcacttttctattttttgtcaAAGACATTTTGGTTAATGACGATCCCACAGAGGGCACTTTAGTTCCACCATGAACAATTGTGTTCTTCTTCAATTTGGGTTGAGCTGGTTATGTCAGTGTGACCCCTGGTGCACCGATTAGGAATAACAGTTAGTTTTATCCAAAAATTGCAGTTAATTACTTCTGTATAATTCTTGCACTTTGCAAAACTAATTCCATGGGCCAGATTGGACCCTCCGATGGTCTGATTTTGGCCCGTGGGCCATACGTTTGACACCCCTGCACTAAAGCCTTTATATTGCAGTTTCTTCACACACAGGAATTCTCAGTAATACCTGGAGAAACACACTCAGTTGTAAGATAAATGGAGTCCTGCTTGAATTTGTTTTATCAggttcacataaaaacaaaaggacTCAAAATAACACGAACACATTAAGATTAAATGAATGTAGAATCTAACCgttaaaaattaataaaaagacaaaattgaAAGCAATAAACACAACCGACTGAAAAATCTATGTTTGACaatcacaacatttaaaacatctccagaaaaacacacagctgacctaagAATTATAAAACTATTTTGAGAATAAAGAGAATACTTTAATACTGTCTGtatttgaaaaactaaactactaatctacactgactgataatgataaagatcatgtctggacttacacagcctttctgcagttccccacagctgggataagtctccgtcgtccctcctttgatgtgttgtatttcttcaggtccaactcatccagaacctcctctgacatctgcagaatgtaggccagagctgaacagtggatctcagagagtctcttctctgatctgttcccTGACTTCAGGAattcttggatctcctgatgtactgagcggtcgttcatctccatcagacagaggaagatgttgatgcttctgtcaggagagatatcatctctgtttatcttcttcaggttgttgatggctctctggatgatgtctggtctgttctctgtctgacccacaaggcctcctaagagtctctggttggactccagagagaggccatgaaggaagcgaacaaacaggtccaggtggccatttttactttggagggatttctccatggcatccttcaggaggacatcgagtgatgggtagctcatattgttatttacaaaatacataaaaaatttCTGGATAAAAGGCTCTGGATTTGagtcccagtgtttgtagtcttgtcccaggaaagtcctcagctctcttgtctccctctctgtgtaacagtggaacatgtagactgcagccagaaactcctgaatgctcagatgaacaaagcagtagacggttttctggaagatcacactctctcttttaaagatctctgtacaaactcctgagtaaaccgaggcctctgtgacatcaagaccacactgctccaggtctttttggtagaacatgatgtttcctttctccagatgttcaaacgccagcctccccagctttaGAAGAACCTCCCTGTcagccttcatcagctcctgtggactcatctcatgtccctcattatatttgtgcttcttcctctttgtctgaaccagcaggaagtgtgagtacaggtcagtcagggtcttgggcagctctcctctctgctctgtggtcaacatgtgctccagaactgtagcagagatccagcagaagactgggatctgacacatgatgtggaggctcctggatgtcttgatgtgtgagatgattcttctggacagctcttcatcactggatctcctcctgaagtactcctccttctgggcgtcagtgaagcctcgtacttctgttaccctgtcaacacatgcaggagggatctgattggctgccgcaggtcgggaagttatccagaccagagccgagggaagcagattcccctggatgatgtttgtcagcagcacgttgacagatgacttctgtgagacatcagacacaacgtccctgttgctgaaatccagtgaaagtctgctttcatccaggccatcaaagatgaacaacactttacagacagcgagcttctctgctgtgaccttctttaatgttggatggaaatcgtggagcagcatgagaagactgtactgctcatctttgatcaggttcagctccctgaatgaaagcagaaccagcagactgatgtcttggttttcagagccctctgcccagtccagagtgaacttctgcactgagaaggtttttccaacgccagcAACGCCGTTGgtcagaacgactctgatgcgtctctgttggtcaggtaaggctttaaagatttcgtggcacttgattggagCATCATTGAGGGTCtccatcttggaagctgtctccagctgcctcacctcatgttgggtattaacctcttcactctgtccctctgtgatgtagagctcagtgtagatcctgttgaggagggtttcacttcctgtttcatcagttccttcagtcacacgttcacatctccacctcagactgatcttatgttcatctaaaacctcctgcagaccactatctgctgaaaatctgctgacagaggaaaaaCGTAACCAAATTAGCCAAGACTTGGAGACGATCAGagttttcagtatttattcTTGCAAGAAGGAGTATATCAACCGTGAATCAAATAGGTATCATTGTAATACTCAAAGGAGAGaagtctctgtgtcttctttaTATACACAGGAGCCCACCTCCCCTTCAAGCTGATAATCAAAGTCAAAGTctaaacatgcatacatgcaaCTGGTTTCCTTGAGCATCTGTCTTTGTATCTACTACACAGGACAACATCACTTCTGCTTCTGTATCTATCTCAAGGGAACAATGTGTGCGCCTTGCTGTGGTTCAAGGTGCTGTAGGTCAGGCTGCACGGAATGGGAATCAGAACATATAACAAAGACATAAGCTAATGTATGGCAAAATATATCCATcccattatttttccatcacagactaaagaaagagaatctgagaatctgagaatctgctcattaCTTTCATCAGCTggataaaaactaaagacaagcaaagaaaagctttttcatgttgtggtatttctaatcatcttaaatgccaatgctgtatgatagaacaaatgactgtgtatcaaaccacaggtcctgttttcagagatgatgacatgagcagacagatgtacagtcttactttgtacagtgctgctctgactgactgtctgcagtccagctcttgttctggatccttctctcagattttatatcttatacattttgccaacaaatatttgaacttatTGAGATACTCTTGGATTGtttgggtggattactgtgagattgttgggattctttcaggctctgataaggtattttatcttgatgatgtattgagtcctCTCAGCTCGTTTTCATGTTGGccatttaactcatgaagaccctgtagggtcaaagagtttccttttttcagtctgatcaaacttttttgggatctacaatccagtgtgaggatATTCTTCTCCTCAACAGTCAGtaaatcccagaaacctgacaacaaatgattttagcagcacgaCCTGAGCTGAGactaaatgttttgttgattgttgagaacaaatatccagatttggttcacaatgtctagaagctgttaaaggctcagacGTGTAAATCCTGGAAGTGGAAATCAGGCTTGTGTTCATACACCACCTCTCACAgtgactgagactgataaaacagtaacatgagaaagctctgctttataaatctggtgaaaagagtgtgtgtgcatatttctgtctttgtgtggacacagttTTATGGATCTGGTCCCTGatgtctccctgtttccttcaaatatgtctgagaactgaatcatcctcaggtcagtttacactagaaacagtctcttactttgtgtctgagggtccaggttcattactggagtctggaggattaaactctttggaccagtcactcttcatagacagacagctgggtCCTGGagtctctgctctcagtctgtggtcctgacctctgaaaacacaaacacatttttattcatatcacatcaaacaCTGATAAATTCTCTGAGGACAAAATcattctgggaactctcagctgacgtcctgcagcaatgtcaccatgtagcactgagcactatactgaaggatggaggcaacacactagcatccataaacaacactgttgtgtccACTTTCCACATGTTGATGACCTGGCTCACATCAGCTTGAGCTAGAGTGATGCAAAGGTAAGATGAGAGAATCAGATGTCTGTGATCCTGCACTGCCACTGCTCAGCTGTCAACAAACAGCATCCTGTGTCCTCAACCTCAACTTTACTGAGTCAACATCTGGATCTACCTGATTATCAATCCTCCCCCCTACAGCCCAGGTAAACAAGAAGACATAACAAcatcataaataaaacaaatggctGCTGATGCGTCTGCACTTCTTGCCCATGCTGAGTCTTTCCCTTGAATTCAGGTTCATTTCACACAGGGAGGCCTGTCTGTTTCTGAACTACTGTGACTATGACAAACACCactgtggaatttttttttcaacgtATCTGTGCTTGTGATACTAAGTTTAGGATTGTTAATTTAGAACTAAGCTGTACCCAAAATCATACTTTCTACAAGTTTTCCCACATTCTTTCAGGTTTTAAAACTCTCCCCAGGGGTGTTGCAAGAAAATAAGGATTATACCTTGTGGTCATTTAGAACAGATGTCCCCTGGGGTGAACTGACATCTGTAACCGCTGATATGGAAAGACCTTAGCTAACCTGGGAGTGAACCCCAATTAATTGTCCTGAGTGTTTACAGTAGGTGTGTCAGTTaatcaataaaatgttcatACTGAAGATTAAAATCTTTATAAAtactcatttttaaaaaggctcagtaatttgcTAAGACACCTGTTGTCTGTAGTTTTTTATCAgataaacaggaggaaatgtcacatttcttaGGGACGGATTTTGATCGGCAGATCGATCCACatttggtggtgtgtgtgtgttgatgaacatgaAGGAACATGccacccagtgtaacagtgtggttcactgatgtgttttaatagtttctggctcagaggaatcagatctatcaggctgtgatacacattctgtgtgggtttgactctgcacatgggatttattggtaataagaaaaaaatggaaaatcagtgaaagtaaaaatgttcttttcaaaagaaataagcagcctcagcagtcagtattaatacactgttgagccagaagaaccaggaagaactgattttctgtcaacactatggcagctgttacaggcagagacgacaactgcaggacctcaacacactaaacactgttatagcccaaagtttggaggttcacagatagcagttctcttactttgtgtctgagggtccaggttcattactgaagttgGGAAGATTAAACGGTTTGGACccgtcactcttcatagacagacagctggatcctggagactctgctctgtcctcctcttcctccacacaatcactcatcttctggacttcagaAGGTCTGAGagggaaaccagtaaaacagactgtgaactcagacacaaagaatcaggaaaaacaagtttgatcaagagtcacatgcaagactgagagaacaggaagtaacacacacacacaaacacacaacacaagcacagtgaaataaaagcaGGCAGAACCACACGAAGAACCACACTCgatcttctttcctccttttctttctctttgtgtggacaGAAGTTCATCCTGACTCTTCTTCCCTCTACAGTCCTCAGGGAcaaaactgactcagagacctttacagtaaaataataataatgttgtattaacactcaccctgcctcagctttcagttttcctgctcctgctctgtttacTTCAAATGGCGTCTGAACTAACTGttgaacactttcagttttacctgctcctcccctctgcatttacaggaagtcacacagtctgtgtgtgcgtgtgtgtgtgtgtgtgtgtgtgtgtgtgtgaaatatgcCTCacagttgcaaaaaaaaacaaatagtaTTTGACACTTCTGACCCCTTTTAGGCTCCACTTCTCTGATGAGTTGGGGGCACCACATGAAGTAACAGTAATCCAGGAAAATGTCAGTTCAAATGCGAACAGTCATTGCTACCAGTTGCTCAGTACATGACCACAATACTGATTCTGTGCCTGCACAGACCCCTCCCCAAATCTATG
Coding sequences:
- the LOC121188926 gene encoding protein NLRC3-like is translated as MLSCVVDTKTDAQGNQLHVRQLETASKMETLNDAPIKCHEIFKALPDQQRRIRVVLTNGVAGVGKTFSVQKFTLDWAEGSENQDISLLVLLSFRELNLIKDEQYSLLMLLHDFHPTLKKVTAEKLAVCKVLFIFDGLDESRLSLDFSNRDVVSDVSQKSSVNVLLTNIIQGNLLPSALVWITSRPAAANQIPPACVDRVTEVRGFTDAQKEEYFRRRSSDEELSRRIISHIKTSRSLHIMCQIPVFCWISATVLEHMLTTEQRGELPKTLTDLYSHFLLVQTKRKKHKYNEGHEMSPQELMKADREVLLKLGRLAFEHLEKGNIMFYQKDLEQCGLDVTEASVYSGVCTEIFKRESVIFQKTVYCFVHLSIQEFLAAVYMFHCYTERETRELRTFLGQDYKHWDSNPEPFIQKFFMYFVNNNMSYPSLDVLLKDAMEKSLQSKNGHLDLFVRFLHGLSLESNQRLLGGLVGQTENRPDIIQRAINNLKKINRDDISPDRSINIFLCLMEMNDRSVHQEIQEFLKSGNRSEKRLSEIHCSALAYILQMSEEVLDELDLKKYNTSKEGRRRLIPAVGNCRKAVLMSCSLSEISCASLASALKSNHSHLRHLDLSENKLQDSGVKLLCGFLESPHCRLETLGLSSCSLSEISCASLAYLD